One Mesorhizobium loti genomic window carries:
- a CDS encoding polysaccharide biosynthesis protein: protein MTEARGIPQRRSFARIGTFVAERRGLVRDYFSAISGAGGRLVFSLAYFIALANTLSISEFGMFATASAAGVMLSRILAFGFISALYRTATIRPNLIGTFTAGFLLLGVVSLPLLAAASFGVYLIFFAGTVPLSVFSAIVFAEALLWRPVEVALIVNNGLGKFGRAAILAILATALRALGAVLFMVSAQHSIWVWSWFYIGANAASLLLAFGWFYPRQRLRLRIELYLRRLADSIYVAGAEVLFYLQSEFDKLLVLAIGGPHLAGIYAIIMRLVDLTAIPIRTFSMMLVQRMMRAPDLLSRLAVKSGIEGGVFLVSTLALLALGTVLHFFPNALGRNVSEAAPLVALAICVPGLRNLVEYQAELLFARGQTLVRAINLGLLAGLKALLLTYVLTTIADTSKLVLSLNIVFLLLYLASMLLTYSALRRPAKAI from the coding sequence ATGACCGAAGCTCGCGGCATACCGCAAAGGCGCAGTTTCGCCCGGATCGGCACTTTCGTGGCCGAGCGACGGGGACTGGTGCGCGACTATTTTTCGGCGATCAGCGGCGCCGGCGGGCGATTGGTGTTTTCGCTGGCCTATTTCATCGCGCTCGCCAACACACTGTCCATTTCCGAATTCGGCATGTTCGCCACCGCATCGGCGGCCGGCGTGATGCTGTCGCGGATCCTGGCCTTCGGTTTCATTTCGGCGCTCTATCGCACCGCCACCATCCGCCCCAATCTGATCGGCACCTTCACCGCAGGCTTCCTGCTGCTCGGCGTCGTCTCGCTGCCGCTCTTGGCCGCGGCCTCGTTCGGCGTCTACCTGATCTTCTTTGCCGGCACCGTGCCGCTGTCGGTGTTTTCGGCGATTGTATTCGCCGAAGCGCTACTATGGCGGCCGGTCGAGGTGGCGCTGATCGTCAACAACGGGCTGGGCAAATTCGGCCGTGCCGCGATCCTGGCGATCCTGGCGACAGCGCTGCGGGCGCTTGGCGCGGTGTTGTTCATGGTCTCGGCGCAGCACAGCATATGGGTGTGGTCGTGGTTCTATATCGGCGCCAACGCCGCCTCGCTGCTTCTGGCTTTCGGCTGGTTCTATCCGCGCCAGAGGCTGCGGCTGCGCATCGAGCTGTATCTGCGGCGGCTTGCCGATTCCATCTACGTCGCCGGCGCCGAGGTGCTGTTCTATCTGCAATCGGAATTCGACAAGCTGCTGGTGCTGGCGATCGGCGGCCCGCATCTGGCCGGCATCTATGCCATCATCATGCGGTTGGTCGACCTGACCGCGATCCCAATCCGCACCTTCTCTATGATGCTGGTGCAGCGCATGATGCGCGCCCCGGACCTGTTGTCGCGGCTGGCGGTCAAGAGCGGCATCGAGGGCGGCGTCTTCCTCGTTTCGACGCTGGCGCTGCTGGCGCTCGGCACCGTGCTGCATTTCTTCCCCAACGCGCTTGGCAGGAATGTCTCTGAGGCAGCGCCGCTGGTGGCGTTGGCGATCTGCGTTCCGGGGCTGCGCAATCTTGTCGAATACCAGGCCGAGCTTCTCTTCGCGCGCGGCCAGACCCTGGTGCGGGCGATCAACCTGGGCCTGCTTGCCGGGCTCAAGGCGCTGCTTTTGACCTATGTGCTGACCACCATCGCCGACACGTCGAAGCTGGTGCTGTCGCTCAACATCGTCTTCCTGCTGCTCTATCTCGCCTCGATGCTGCTGACCTATTCGGCGCTGCGCAGGCCGGCGAAGGCGATCTGA
- a CDS encoding lipopolysaccharide biosynthesis protein, which yields MVDRENREDWRRERSLLALGQAMRGEDDASLVSIGDRADSAWREDAATRHRLARSQREARANLNPSAAAGTEHIRSEPEAAAQDDAWRLQEEDDTRDPPPAVPYSRQSPEEPSGSARSDDTSGSRRAGEADASLGDRRDDQQWKPLIDPMQVVRGIARSKLLIITTTLIGAGLGIAIALSTPKKYEATAELIVDPRDLKLTDRDLTQNVVASDATLAIVENQVRVLTSGTVLNKVVDKLNLTNDPEFNGQGAGGLGIRSLIRSLLPHQDGRSGADEVRRRALAVGNLAESLSVERGGKTFVITVSAITQNGEKSALIANTMTDVFLQTFGQIQSDTAGRATDELTARLDELRKGVEAAERKVEDFRASHDLVDAQGHLISDDEMLKLNEQLSVARARTLELNARAASARSVDVNSVLSGTLPEEINSNTMSDLRSQYATLKQEADRAAIRLGPRHPELQALNAQIAGARDRIAGELRRIASSLQVDLKRAVQLEQDLSSRLAQLKVRSGDVNNDLVSMRELEREAAAKRSVYEQYLLRAKETGEQKDINTANMNVISKAFAPLEAKGPSRALMALAGLLLGFASGVGLGAMRGAYESLRETATSRSRRDRKAPLEEQAFRAAPPPAPPMSAAPVPPAPPPPPPAPPPPVVQAEAAPVERPGRIAALMAKLRNAVSRKPTTEADDASEFAAFGDTARAAGTGLPSGVPNPDFGFMPRSSDYARPPFPPGFDAAYSQPMGPPSRSPIMPLQPLYSAPPPYPPAQQAGYPQMQPWQAPPAGSPRAQGMAAYAGHMPYPPQPAPPQAPAHSAQRPAEPSRAEESAEQAPIEEIRASLREFREAVRELTESRARRRYF from the coding sequence ATGGTCGACAGGGAAAACCGTGAAGACTGGAGGCGCGAGCGTTCCTTGCTGGCGCTCGGCCAGGCCATGCGCGGTGAGGATGACGCATCCCTGGTCTCGATAGGCGATCGCGCGGATTCGGCATGGCGCGAGGATGCCGCCACGCGCCACCGCCTTGCCCGTTCGCAGCGTGAGGCGCGGGCGAACCTAAATCCGTCCGCCGCCGCCGGAACAGAGCACATCCGGTCAGAGCCGGAAGCGGCTGCACAGGACGACGCCTGGCGCTTGCAGGAAGAAGACGACACCCGTGATCCGCCGCCGGCCGTGCCGTACTCAAGGCAGTCCCCGGAAGAACCTTCCGGCAGCGCCCGCTCTGATGACACGTCCGGATCCCGACGGGCGGGTGAAGCGGATGCTTCCCTCGGCGATCGCCGAGATGACCAGCAATGGAAGCCGCTGATCGATCCGATGCAGGTGGTGCGCGGCATTGCCAGGTCGAAGCTGCTGATCATCACCACCACCCTGATAGGTGCCGGACTCGGCATAGCGATCGCGCTGTCGACGCCGAAGAAATATGAAGCCACCGCGGAATTGATCGTCGATCCGCGCGACCTCAAGCTCACCGACCGCGACCTCACCCAGAATGTCGTCGCTTCCGACGCCACGCTCGCCATCGTTGAAAACCAGGTCCGGGTGCTGACCTCGGGCACGGTTTTGAACAAGGTCGTCGACAAGCTTAACCTCACCAACGATCCGGAGTTCAATGGCCAGGGGGCCGGCGGTCTTGGCATCAGGTCTCTCATTCGCTCTTTACTTCCGCACCAGGACGGCCGGAGCGGCGCCGACGAGGTCCGCCGGCGTGCGCTTGCCGTCGGCAATCTGGCCGAAAGCCTCTCGGTCGAGCGCGGCGGCAAGACCTTCGTCATCACCGTCAGCGCGATCACGCAGAACGGCGAGAAATCGGCGCTCATCGCCAACACGATGACGGATGTGTTCCTGCAGACCTTCGGTCAGATCCAGTCCGATACGGCGGGTCGTGCGACCGACGAGCTGACGGCAAGGCTCGATGAACTGCGCAAGGGCGTCGAGGCGGCCGAACGCAAGGTCGAGGATTTCAGGGCGTCGCATGACCTTGTCGACGCACAGGGTCATCTGATCAGCGACGACGAGATGCTCAAGCTCAACGAGCAGCTCTCGGTCGCCCGCGCCCGCACGCTCGAGCTCAATGCAAGGGCGGCTTCGGCGCGCTCGGTCGACGTCAACTCGGTTCTCTCCGGCACCTTGCCGGAAGAGATCAACTCCAACACGATGAGCGATCTGCGTTCGCAATATGCGACGCTCAAGCAGGAGGCCGACCGTGCCGCCATCCGGCTCGGTCCGCGCCATCCCGAACTCCAGGCGCTCAACGCGCAGATCGCCGGCGCGCGCGATCGCATCGCGGGTGAGTTGCGCCGCATCGCGTCCTCTCTGCAGGTCGATCTGAAACGCGCCGTCCAGCTCGAACAGGATCTCTCCTCCCGCCTGGCGCAACTCAAGGTGCGCAGCGGCGACGTCAACAACGATTTGGTGTCGATGCGTGAACTCGAGCGCGAGGCAGCCGCCAAGCGATCCGTCTACGAACAGTACCTTCTGCGCGCCAAGGAGACCGGCGAGCAGAAGGACATCAACACCGCCAATATGAATGTGATCTCCAAGGCTTTTGCGCCGCTCGAGGCGAAGGGGCCGTCGCGAGCCTTGATGGCACTTGCCGGCCTGTTGCTCGGCTTTGCCTCTGGTGTCGGCCTTGGCGCCATGCGTGGTGCCTATGAAAGCCTGCGTGAGACCGCGACATCACGTTCGCGCCGCGACCGCAAGGCGCCTCTCGAAGAGCAGGCATTCCGGGCAGCGCCGCCGCCCGCGCCGCCAATGTCGGCCGCACCGGTACCTCCGGCGCCGCCACCCCCACCGCCTGCACCACCACCGCCGGTGGTACAGGCCGAGGCCGCTCCCGTCGAACGGCCCGGGCGCATCGCCGCGCTCATGGCAAAGCTGCGCAATGCTGTGTCCCGCAAGCCAACCACAGAGGCGGACGACGCCAGCGAGTTTGCCGCCTTTGGCGACACTGCGCGGGCGGCGGGTACTGGCCTGCCTTCCGGCGTCCCGAATCCGGATTTCGGCTTCATGCCGCGGTCGTCGGACTATGCGCGGCCGCCTTTCCCGCCAGGCTTCGATGCCGCCTATTCCCAGCCGATGGGGCCGCCGTCGCGGTCGCCGATAATGCCGCTGCAGCCGCTCTATTCGGCGCCGCCGCCCTATCCCCCTGCGCAGCAGGCCGGCTATCCGCAGATGCAGCCATGGCAGGCGCCGCCGGCAGGCAGCCCTCGCGCCCAAGGCATGGCGGCCTATGCCGGGCATATGCCGTATCCGCCGCAGCCCGCGCCGCCGCAGGCACCGGCCCATTCAGCCCAGCGGCCGGCGGAGCCATCGCGGGCCGAGGAAAGCGCCGAACAGGCGCCGATCGAGGAAATCCGCGCCAGCCTGCGCGAATTTCGCGAGGCGGTCCGCGAACTCACCGAGAGCCGTGCGCGCCGCCGCTACTTCTGA
- a CDS encoding bifunctional 5,10-methylene-tetrahydrofolate dehydrogenase/ 5,10-methylene-tetrahydrofolatecyclohydrolase produces the protein MAEVIDGKSVAEDVVRTVKTLTAELVAKGKAKPGLAVVIVGEDPASQVYVASKSRTAKECGFHSLQHTLPAETSEEALLKIIGDLNADPAINGILVQLPLPAHIDAGKIIQTIAPEKDVDGFHFINVGKLGTGELDTAFVPCTPAGSMLLIERVRGKDLSGLNAVVVGRSNIVGKPMANLLLAANCTVTIAHSRTKDLPALARTADILVAAVGRPEMIKGDWVKPGATVIDVGINRISAPEKGEGKSRLVGDVAYAEAARQAGAITPVPGGVGPMTIAMLMANTLASAYLAAGLKRPSF, from the coding sequence ATGGCCGAAGTGATTGACGGAAAGAGCGTTGCCGAGGATGTCGTGCGGACGGTCAAGACGCTGACCGCCGAGCTGGTTGCCAAGGGCAAGGCCAAGCCTGGTCTTGCCGTGGTCATCGTCGGCGAGGATCCGGCAAGCCAGGTCTATGTCGCTTCTAAGTCTCGCACCGCCAAGGAATGCGGCTTTCATTCGCTGCAGCACACGCTGCCGGCCGAGACCTCAGAGGAGGCGCTGCTCAAGATCATCGGCGACCTCAATGCCGATCCGGCGATCAACGGCATTCTGGTGCAGTTGCCGCTGCCCGCCCATATCGATGCCGGCAAGATCATCCAGACGATCGCGCCGGAGAAGGATGTCGACGGCTTCCATTTCATCAATGTCGGCAAGCTCGGCACCGGCGAACTCGACACGGCATTCGTTCCCTGCACGCCTGCCGGCTCGATGCTTTTGATCGAACGCGTGCGCGGCAAGGACCTGTCCGGCCTCAACGCCGTCGTCGTCGGCCGCTCGAACATCGTCGGGAAGCCGATGGCCAACCTGCTGCTTGCCGCCAACTGCACCGTCACCATCGCCCACAGCCGCACCAAGGATCTGCCGGCACTTGCCCGCACGGCCGACATTCTTGTCGCCGCTGTCGGCCGGCCGGAAATGATCAAGGGGGATTGGGTGAAGCCGGGCGCCACCGTCATCGATGTCGGCATCAACCGCATTTCCGCACCCGAGAAGGGCGAGGGCAAGTCGCGCCTCGTCGGCGATGTCGCCTATGCCGAGGCGGCTAGGCAAGCCGGCGCCATCACGCCGGTGCCCGGCGGTGTCGGGCCGATGACCATTGCCATGCTGATGGCCAATACGTTAGCTTCTGCCTACCTTGCGGCCGGACTGAAGCGGCCCTCCTTCTGA
- a CDS encoding transcriptional regulator has translation MPNPTISPERPVVSDPVQGGRQFAFLLVDKFSMFSLAAAIDTFRSANRLLGRDFYGWTTVSADGDPVMASNGLPLKIDYAVADLPPVDILFVSVGLTTEFPGKSKVLAALRSWGRRGNALGALSVGSYLLAEAGQLDGYRCTIHWENRAGFMERFPDINCTGNVFEIDRKRYTCAGGTTSIDLMLEIVRGDFGSNLANGVANQFQHERIRSAGDRQRVGPERDLTGKSEKLRRIVELMADHLDEPLSAVQLAKSAGLSVRQVERLFLRHLNVTPGRYYMRLRLERARELLRQTNMPILDVAIATGFTSHSYFAQSYRLQFGRPPSEERRTTY, from the coding sequence TTGCCGAACCCCACCATTTCCCCGGAACGGCCGGTCGTGAGTGATCCCGTTCAAGGTGGCCGGCAGTTCGCCTTCCTGCTGGTCGACAAGTTTTCCATGTTCTCGCTGGCCGCGGCGATCGATACGTTCCGTTCGGCGAACCGTCTGCTCGGCCGCGATTTCTATGGCTGGACCACGGTTTCGGCCGATGGCGATCCGGTGATGGCGTCCAACGGCCTGCCGCTCAAGATCGACTATGCCGTCGCCGACCTGCCGCCGGTCGACATCCTCTTCGTCTCAGTCGGCCTGACGACCGAATTTCCCGGCAAGAGCAAGGTTCTGGCGGCCCTGCGCAGCTGGGGCCGGCGCGGCAACGCGCTTGGCGCGCTGTCGGTCGGGTCCTACCTGCTGGCCGAGGCCGGACAGCTCGACGGGTACCGCTGCACCATCCATTGGGAAAACCGCGCCGGCTTCATGGAGCGCTTCCCCGACATCAATTGCACCGGCAATGTCTTCGAGATCGACCGCAAGCGCTACACCTGCGCCGGCGGCACCACTTCGATCGACCTGATGCTGGAGATCGTGCGCGGCGATTTCGGCTCGAACCTCGCCAATGGCGTCGCCAACCAGTTCCAGCACGAGCGCATCCGCTCGGCCGGCGACCGCCAGCGCGTCGGCCCGGAGCGGGATCTCACCGGCAAGTCAGAAAAGCTCAGGCGCATAGTCGAACTGATGGCCGACCATCTCGACGAGCCGCTCTCGGCGGTGCAACTCGCCAAGTCGGCCGGTCTTTCGGTGCGCCAGGTGGAGCGCCTGTTCCTGCGCCACCTCAACGTCACGCCGGGCCGCTATTACATGCGGTTGCGGCTGGAGCGGGCACGCGAATTGCTGCGCCAGACCAACATGCCGATCCTCGACGTGGCGATTGCGACCGGCTTCACCTCGCATTCCTATTTTGCCCAGAGCTACCGGCTGCAGTTCGGCAGGCCGCCCTCGGAAGAGCGCCGCACCACTTACTGA
- a CDS encoding Adenylate cyclase protein yields the protein MALTSKHDRRVRDWKEIAAFFGRDERTVRRWEQQRGLPVHRISGGARSLVFAYTDELEAWLRGGEPAASDDVEPLAEEPAVPPLAVVAQTTAPAASARSSKWPVISLLAFGAVGLVSLAIAGTLAMQHVDAPPARVVYRPDSRVQDLYLDAVYHLGTRQADGFTHAIQLLTEATTLDPNYADAYVKLAEAYNTVSQFTLMPANEAYPRAVAAAERAIALEPDNAGAYAALGFTTFYWTKDFPRSRELFERAIRLDPNAAQTHHWYALTLMVTGETAIPLAEIGKAQALNPESRAIIANKALILFYTGRVDDAVMILQQLAKAEPNLRSPPEYLATIYLDQGRFTDFLREYRRAAEIANNSARLAIADAAEKGLREGGAEGLLSAMYAEQIRQYERNLEPAYKVACTAAMLGRDDEAIRYLEEAMRRKEDDMMGIRIEPPFKRLRSDARYRAIVEHEGFRPAPPVGA from the coding sequence ATGGCCTTGACGAGCAAGCACGACCGTCGCGTTCGCGACTGGAAGGAAATCGCAGCGTTCTTCGGACGCGACGAGCGCACGGTGCGGCGTTGGGAGCAACAACGCGGCCTGCCCGTGCACCGCATTTCCGGCGGCGCCAGGAGCCTGGTGTTTGCCTATACGGATGAGCTCGAAGCGTGGCTGCGTGGCGGTGAGCCGGCCGCATCCGACGATGTCGAGCCCTTGGCCGAAGAACCGGCCGTGCCGCCTTTGGCTGTGGTTGCGCAAACAACCGCCCCAGCCGCTTCGGCCAGATCTTCGAAATGGCCCGTAATCTCGCTGCTGGCCTTCGGTGCGGTTGGATTGGTGTCGCTTGCGATTGCCGGCACACTGGCCATGCAGCATGTCGATGCGCCGCCGGCACGGGTCGTCTATCGCCCAGATTCCCGAGTCCAGGACCTCTACCTCGACGCCGTCTATCATCTCGGCACCCGACAGGCCGACGGCTTCACGCACGCGATCCAACTGCTGACCGAGGCAACGACGCTCGACCCGAATTATGCCGATGCCTATGTCAAACTGGCCGAGGCCTACAACACGGTCAGCCAGTTCACGCTGATGCCGGCCAATGAGGCCTATCCGCGCGCCGTCGCCGCCGCGGAACGGGCAATCGCGCTCGAACCCGACAATGCCGGCGCCTATGCCGCCCTTGGCTTCACCACCTTCTACTGGACGAAGGATTTTCCGCGATCGAGGGAGCTGTTCGAACGTGCCATCCGGCTCGATCCGAATGCCGCGCAGACCCATCATTGGTACGCCTTGACCCTGATGGTGACAGGGGAGACCGCCATACCCTTGGCTGAGATAGGCAAGGCGCAGGCGTTGAACCCGGAATCGCGCGCCATCATCGCCAACAAGGCGCTCATCCTGTTTTATACCGGCCGTGTCGACGATGCCGTGATGATCCTGCAGCAACTGGCCAAGGCCGAACCGAATTTGCGGTCCCCGCCCGAATATCTGGCCACCATCTATCTCGATCAGGGCCGCTTCACCGATTTCCTGCGGGAATACCGGCGCGCCGCCGAGATCGCCAACAACAGCGCCCGCCTGGCTATTGCCGACGCCGCCGAGAAAGGTTTGCGCGAAGGTGGCGCAGAGGGCCTGTTGTCGGCCATGTATGCCGAGCAGATTCGTCAGTACGAAAGGAACCTCGAACCCGCCTACAAGGTGGCGTGCACGGCGGCGATGCTGGGGCGCGATGACGAAGCGATCCGCTATCTCGAAGAGGCGATGCGGCGCAAGGAGGACGATATGATGGGCATCCGCATCGAGCCTCCGTTCAAGCGCTTGCGGTCCGATGCGCGATACCGCGCCATCGTCGAACACGAAGGCTTCAGGCCGGCTCCGCCGGTTGGCGCCTGA
- a CDS encoding von Willebrand factor type A has protein sequence MVGLARSVAAAILLLSMTTFGFAANKVIIILDASGSMWAQIDGKPKLEIARESLRTVLQSVPADDEIGFMAYGHREKGSCDDIQLIVPPQAGSASAITDAADSLKFLGKTPLTAAVKQAAEALKYTEDKATVVLITDGLETCGGDPCALGKELEASGVDFTADVVGFGLTADEGKQIACLAENTGGKYIQASDEKALQEALVETVAAPAPAPAPEPAPAPAPKAAEVDYNLIPQAFLKEGGEVPKIDVYYEVFPDDAKGVGGDHVNDGYNAVKFHVPAGNYIVVASSGAAKAQQKVTLTANKATELALNLNAAELSIHARPAPGADVDRNAQISIAYPGGTSDSNYGEVKYVVPAGETKVTVKLGAGEASETMQLAAGQVVDKDIIVGVGKAKANAFYTQGGEKAETDVGWKVYKAAKKLDGSRDQVTYAYGPDSQFDLPPGDYVMGVDVQAVSTEQPFSVTVGQMTDVNVTLNAGVLAVDAPGADGFKIFEAKKNIQGERKQVTYAYGEKMQTTLAAGDYVLVTNFTTDKADKETPFTVKAGERSELKVE, from the coding sequence ATGGTGGGACTTGCGCGGAGCGTCGCTGCGGCGATCCTCCTTTTGTCGATGACGACGTTCGGCTTTGCCGCAAACAAGGTCATCATCATTCTCGATGCTTCCGGCTCGATGTGGGCGCAGATCGACGGCAAGCCCAAGCTCGAAATCGCCCGGGAATCGCTGAGGACTGTGCTTCAATCGGTTCCCGCCGACGACGAGATAGGCTTCATGGCCTATGGCCATCGCGAAAAAGGCAGCTGCGACGACATCCAGCTGATCGTGCCGCCTCAGGCGGGCTCGGCAAGCGCCATCACGGATGCCGCCGACAGTCTGAAATTCCTCGGCAAGACGCCGCTGACGGCAGCCGTCAAGCAGGCGGCCGAAGCGCTGAAATACACTGAGGACAAGGCGACCGTCGTCCTCATCACCGACGGGCTCGAAACCTGCGGCGGCGACCCATGCGCGCTGGGCAAGGAACTCGAGGCATCCGGCGTCGACTTCACCGCCGACGTCGTCGGCTTTGGATTGACGGCCGACGAGGGCAAGCAGATCGCGTGCCTGGCTGAAAACACCGGCGGCAAGTACATCCAGGCCTCCGACGAGAAGGCGCTGCAGGAAGCGCTGGTCGAAACCGTCGCGGCACCGGCTCCTGCCCCGGCTCCCGAACCAGCACCGGCTCCAGCGCCGAAAGCGGCCGAGGTCGACTACAACCTCATCCCGCAGGCGTTCTTGAAAGAGGGCGGCGAGGTGCCGAAGATCGACGTCTACTATGAAGTCTTTCCGGACGATGCCAAAGGTGTCGGTGGAGACCATGTCAACGACGGCTACAACGCTGTCAAATTCCACGTTCCCGCTGGCAACTACATCGTTGTCGCCTCAAGTGGTGCTGCCAAGGCGCAGCAGAAGGTCACGCTGACGGCAAACAAGGCAACCGAACTCGCACTCAATTTGAACGCCGCGGAACTCTCGATCCACGCCCGACCGGCGCCTGGAGCCGATGTTGACCGCAACGCACAGATCAGCATCGCCTATCCCGGCGGCACCTCGGACAGCAACTACGGCGAGGTCAAGTACGTCGTTCCGGCCGGCGAGACCAAGGTCACCGTGAAGCTGGGAGCCGGCGAGGCGAGCGAGACCATGCAGCTTGCCGCCGGCCAGGTCGTCGACAAGGACATCATCGTCGGTGTCGGCAAGGCCAAGGCCAACGCCTTCTACACCCAGGGCGGTGAGAAGGCCGAAACCGATGTGGGTTGGAAGGTGTACAAGGCTGCCAAGAAGCTTGATGGCTCCCGTGATCAGGTGACCTATGCCTATGGCCCCGACAGCCAGTTCGATCTGCCTCCGGGCGACTATGTGATGGGCGTCGATGTGCAGGCCGTGTCCACGGAACAGCCCTTCAGCGTCACGGTCGGGCAGATGACCGATGTCAACGTGACGCTGAATGCGGGTGTCCTGGCCGTCGACGCGCCAGGCGCGGACGGCTTCAAGATCTTTGAAGCCAAGAAGAACATCCAGGGCGAGCGCAAGCAGGTGACCTACGCCTATGGAGAGAAGATGCAGACCACGCTGGCGGCGGGCGACTACGTGCTCGTGACCAACTTCACCACCGACAAGGCCGACAAGGAAACGCCCTTTACGGTCAAGGCCGGCGAGCGGAGTGAACTCAAAGTCGAGTAA
- a CDS encoding phosphogluconate dehydratase, with translation MTARRDIEAITERIRQRSKAGRERYLGRIAEASNQTANRSVLSCGNLAHGFAVCSPSEKLALGADKVPNLGIITSYNDMLSAHQPFETYPALIKEAAREAGGIAQVAGGVPAMCDGVTQGQPGMELSLFSRDVIAMSAAVGLSHNMFDAAVFLGVCDKIVPGLVIAALTFGHLPAVFIPAGPMTTGLPNDEKAKVRQLYAEGKAGRAELLEAESKSYHGPGTCTFYGTANSNQMLMEIMGLHTPGASFVNPGTPLRDALTREATKQALAITALGNAYTPVGRMIDERSIVNGVVGLHATGGSTNHTIHLIAMAAAAGISLTWQDISDLSEAVPLLARVYPNGLADVNHFHAAGGLGFLIRELLDEGVLHEDVQTVWGEGLRPYAVEAKLGADGSVVREASPQASGDEKVLAPFNKAFQPTGGLKVLAGNLGHAVIKTSAVKPERRLIEAPAKVFDSQQGLNDAFKAGTLTGDFIAVIRFQGPKANGMPELHKLTTVLGILQDRGQRVALVTDGRMSGASGKVPAAIHVTPEAVEDGPIARIHDGDIIRLDADAGTLEVLVPGTEFALRRTAEADLIGNEFGFGRELFAGFRQLVGRADHGASAFGTA, from the coding sequence ATGACCGCAAGACGCGACATTGAAGCCATCACGGAGCGCATCCGCCAACGCTCGAAGGCGGGCCGCGAACGCTATCTCGGCCGCATCGCCGAGGCGTCGAACCAGACCGCCAACCGGTCGGTCCTGTCCTGCGGCAACCTTGCCCACGGCTTTGCGGTGTGCAGCCCCTCGGAAAAACTGGCGCTCGGCGCCGACAAGGTGCCCAATCTCGGCATCATCACCTCCTACAACGACATGCTGTCGGCGCATCAGCCCTTCGAGACCTACCCTGCACTAATCAAGGAAGCCGCGCGCGAGGCCGGCGGCATCGCCCAGGTGGCCGGCGGCGTGCCGGCCATGTGCGATGGCGTCACACAGGGCCAGCCCGGCATGGAACTGTCGCTGTTCTCGCGCGACGTCATCGCCATGTCGGCAGCGGTCGGCCTGTCGCACAACATGTTCGACGCCGCCGTCTTTCTCGGCGTCTGCGACAAGATCGTGCCGGGGCTGGTTATCGCCGCACTCACCTTCGGCCATCTGCCGGCGGTGTTCATCCCGGCCGGACCGATGACGACCGGCCTGCCCAACGACGAGAAAGCCAAGGTTCGCCAGCTCTATGCCGAGGGCAAGGCGGGACGCGCCGAACTTCTGGAAGCCGAGTCCAAATCCTACCATGGGCCGGGCACCTGCACCTTCTACGGCACGGCGAATTCCAACCAGATGCTGATGGAAATCATGGGCCTGCACACGCCCGGTGCCTCCTTCGTCAATCCCGGCACGCCGTTGCGTGATGCGCTGACCCGCGAGGCGACGAAACAGGCGCTGGCGATCACCGCACTCGGCAATGCCTATACGCCGGTCGGGCGGATGATCGACGAGCGTTCAATCGTCAACGGCGTCGTCGGCCTGCACGCCACCGGCGGCTCGACCAACCACACCATCCACCTGATCGCCATGGCGGCGGCCGCCGGTATCTCGCTGACCTGGCAGGACATTTCCGACCTCTCGGAAGCTGTGCCGCTCTTGGCCCGCGTCTATCCGAACGGCCTCGCCGACGTGAACCATTTCCATGCCGCCGGCGGGCTCGGCTTCCTGATCCGCGAGCTGCTCGACGAAGGCGTCCTGCACGAGGATGTGCAGACGGTGTGGGGCGAAGGCCTGCGGCCCTATGCGGTCGAGGCAAAGCTCGGCGCCGACGGCTCCGTGGTGCGCGAGGCATCGCCGCAGGCCAGCGGCGACGAAAAGGTGCTGGCGCCGTTCAACAAGGCGTTCCAGCCGACGGGTGGCCTGAAAGTGCTGGCGGGCAATCTCGGCCATGCCGTCATCAAGACCTCGGCCGTCAAGCCGGAACGGCGCCTCATCGAGGCACCGGCCAAGGTGTTCGACAGCCAGCAGGGCCTGAACGACGCGTTCAAGGCGGGCACGCTGACCGGCGACTTCATCGCCGTCATCCGCTTCCAGGGGCCGAAGGCCAACGGCATGCCGGAACTGCACAAGCTGACCACCGTGCTCGGCATTCTGCAGGATCGCGGCCAGCGCGTGGCGCTGGTCACCGACGGGCGCATGTCTGGCGCATCGGGCAAGGTACCGGCGGCGATCCATGTGACGCCGGAAGCCGTCGAGGACGGGCCGATCGCCCGGATCCATGACGGCGACATCATCCGCCTCGACGCCGATGCAGGCACGCTGGAGGTGCTGGTGCCGGGAACCGAGTTCGCGCTGCGCCGCACCGCCGAAGCCGATCTCATCGGCAATGAGTTCGGCTTCGGCCGCGAGCTTTTCGCCGGCTTCCGGCAGCTGGTGGGCCGTGCCGACCACGGTGCCAGCGCCTTCGGAACAGCTTGA